Sequence from the Fulvivirga ligni genome:
CCTTCCGTTTCATGAGTAAAAGGTCTCTCCTGTTCTTGCTGGAATAGGTTAAGTTGAAATTTACCAGTGGCAATATCATATTCCGCTTTTACCAGCTCAGAGTTAGTCCTTAACCCCACCTGAATATCTGCCACTAGTTTTTTAGTGTAGAGCAAATCAAAAATATCAGATATAAGAGAACTGTTAATTCCTTTGTAAAGGTGTTTTTGATGGTTTACTAAATGATCTCTCTTTTCTGCATTTAAATTATAAAAGTAATCTACATATTCCGGAGAGGTCATTTCCAAGGTGAGCTTGCTGTATTCCAATGGAAAGAATCTGGGTGACCGGGTAATCCAATGGAGTTCATACCCGTGATTATCTGCATCCTGTAGCAAATCATAAAAAATCTCAGCAGCGCTTTGGCCACTGCCAAGCACAGTGATAGATTTCTTCGCCTGCAGTTGGCTCTTATAATTAAGGTATTGAGAAGAATGTACAGCCCTGTCTTTAATTACCGAACAGCAGTGTGGCACATGGGGTGAAGTACCGGTGCCTAGCACCAGTTTGCGAGCTTTAATAGCAGCAATTTTTCCAGTACTTCGCTTTGCTGTTTCTATCACATAAAAACCTTGCTCTTCATCATAGGTAATATTTGTCACTTCGGTCTGAAAGTGAACATTTTCAAGCTGTTCTACCACCCATTTGCAGTACTGATTATATTCATTTCTCAGTACTAGAAAATTTTCTCTTATGTAAAAAGAATAAATTCTACCTTGCATTTTGAGGTAGTTAAGAAAGCTAAACGGACTTATGGGATCGGCCAACGTTACTAGATCTGCCATAAATGGAATCTGCAAAGTAGTATCTTGCAGCATCATACCAGGATGCCAATTGAAGCCTTCTGATTTATCGAAAAAGATACCATCCAGTCCATCTAAGGAATTTGTAAGACATGCCAGCCCTAGGTTAAAAGGACCTACACCTACACCTACAAAATCATATATTTTATCGTTACTCATGTTTAATTGTATTAAGGCTAATGGTTAATTGTTTCTATAGTAATGATCGCCATGTTCTTCTATAATTCCAGCGATCTCTTCCATATCTGAGAGCTCTGTTAAAGGGTTGAGAAGAGTAAATTTTAAATAGACCTGATCGTGGACCTTCGTACTGGCTATCAAGGCCTTACCTTCATTGAACATGGCTTTTCTAATATGTGCATTTACGCCACATAAATCTGTTTTAGTGGCAGGAAGAGGATTATATCTAAAAACTATGGCACTTATTTCCGGTTGATTCAGAACTTCAAATTTTCCTCGCTCCCGAAGCATAAGGGCTGTTTGCTGAGCCAAAAGAATAATATCATCAATGTATTGTCCAAGCTTTCTTCTGCCCATCATTCTTAGTGTCATCCATAGCTTTAAGGCATCGAACCTACGGGTAGTCTGAATTGATTTCTTTACCATATTAGGCAGGCCTTCTTCCTCTTGCTCCTTAGGGTTAAGATAGTCAGCATGGTATTTTATGTAATCCACATGCGTTTTATCCCTCATAAAAAAGCCACTGGAGCTAACTGGTTGAAAGAATGTTTTATGATAATCAATGGTGACAGAATCTGAAAGCTCAATACCATCCAATTTATGACTGTGTTTATCACTCAGCATTAAACCTCCACCATAAGCAGCATCTACATGAAACCATAGTTTATAGGTCTCTGCCACTTCTGCTATAGCTGTGAGGGGGTCAATAGAGCTAAAATCGGTTGTACCCGCTGTACCTACCACAGCAATAGGAACATTACCCTTTGACCTCTCATATTCAATAGATTCAGTGAGAGCATTCACATCCATTTGAAAGTTTTCATTAACCGGTACGGCTACAATAGATTTTTGTCCCATTCCTAGTAAGGCTGCATTTTTCTTCAGGCTAAAGTGACTTACTTCGGAGCAAAATATTCTAAACTTAGAAGCATCATGAGGTAGCCCATCCAGCTTGGGGTCTATGTTATAGTGCTTATGGATAAAGTGATCTCGGGCCAGCAGTAAGCCCATCATATTAGATTGAGTGCCTCCACTGGTGAATATACCATCACTATTTACCGGATAACCTATCTTATTTAGTGTCCAATCTATAAGCTGTAGCTCTATCAACGTGCCCCCGGCACTCTGATCCCAGGTATCCATAGATGTATTTAAGGAACTAATAATTACCTCTGCAGCCAGTGCAGGCGTGAGTATAGGGCAATTAAGGTGCGCCACATACTTGCGATGATGAAATGAAACAGCGTCATTCAGATACAGCTCTTTAAGTTCATCCAGCACTTCGTGCAAGCTAGATCCGTAGCTGGTGTCATCTATAAAAACCTTTGAAAAACGACTTTTCAACATCTGCACAGAGGCTCCACTAAAAGGATTATCACGGCTTTCAAGGTGCTCCATCACGGCATTCACCGTCTGGTTCATACTTTTCTGGTAATAAGCTTTGTTTTCAGGAAGCTCGCTGAAAATATATTTATACAATTGGTCTTTAGTAAGCCCATCAAGAAGTTGATGGGCATAGCTATTCTGCAGCATATACTTAAGTTTAGGTTGAGTTAATTATTTAGAATAAATCTAAATAGACCGCAAATGTATAGGCCATAACATCATCCTACAATCGCCAATTATAGTGGTAGAATCACTAATATTGGTTACTGTTGATAAACTTTGAAGTTTTGTCTACCAGATCATCAAAATGTTCTTATCCCTGACACCGAATATCTTAAGCTCAGACATTATCAGCTAATGTTAGCTATGCTCACTCACTAGGTTTAGTTACTAAATGTGATCTGAAAAAAATTAGATCAATATGGTTAGGTAGAAATGGATTAACACACATACTCAAGAATTAAGGCTTGCTATTCACTTCTTTATGAATAGATGTTTTGTATATTGGCCTGTAATATTTTAGGTAGTAGCAGCATGCAGTTTGATAATATCATTATAGGATCGGGAGCAGGTGCCTTATCGGCAGCAATTTGTCTCTCACGCGAAGGTCAGAGTGTCTTAGTTTTAGAACAGCATGATGTGCCTGGGGGATGGTGTCACAGCTTCTACCTTGAAGGCCATCAGTTCTCGCCTGGCGTTCACTACATAGGCATGCTCAACGAGGGCGGCTCTACGCGAGAATTATATGAAGGACTTGGCGTGGCCAATGATCTTACGTTTTTTAGAATGAGAAAAGAGGCCTATGAACACTGCCATATTGGTGACGAAAAGATAGACCTTCCATCTAATTTCCATGATCTCTATCAGGTATTATCAGAAAGGTTTCCTCATGAGAAAAAGGGATTAAAAAAGTATTTAGAACTTATTGAAAATGTAGGTAAGCAGCTGGCACTTATACCTGAGATGAATGGATTTTGGGATCATATCACCATTCCTTACCGCACCAGACATCTGGGCAAATATGGATTATTCAGCCTTAAGAGAGTCATCAATTGGTTTATTAAAGATCCGCTTTTGCAAACCGTACTTAACGTGCAGAGCGGAAATCATGGCCTCCCTCCTGCCAGAGCCAGTTTTCCGGTTCATTGCGCTGTGATGGACCATTATGCCAAAGGCGGATTTTATCCTAAAGGTGGTGGAGCAGCCATCGTAAAATCTATGACCAAACTGATAAAGAAGAATGGAGGAGAAATTCGCACCAGCACCAGTGTAAAACAGATTTTGGTTGAAGATACAGGTAAGAAAAATAACAAAAAGGCCATTGGTGTAGAATTGGACAATGGCGAACAAATTTTTGCAAAACGTATCATTTCCAATGCTGATCCTGAGGTGACATATAGAAAACTAGTGGGCGAAAACCACTTGAGTAATGGATTGATCAAAAAGCTTAATGGCACCAAATATTCTTCTGCCTGCCTCATGCTCTTTCTAGTGGTGGACATGGATTTAAGAAAGGCAGGTATAGACAGCGGTAACATCTGGAAAGCAGCTAAAATAAATTTGGATGAGGCCTATGATGATCTTTTAGACATGGACGTGGCCAAAGGCGAAAAAATGCCTTCTCTATTCATCAGCTGTCCTACCATAAAAGACCCTACCAGCTTTAATGGTCGCTACCATACCATAGAGGCTGTAACATTCACTAATCATAAGGCCTTTAATGAATTCAGAACACCTGAGAAACGAAAATCCCAAGCCTATCAGGATTTAAAAGAGGCCATTGCCAATAAAATGATCAATGCCATTGAAGAGGTGGTTCCAGGTATTCGTGAAAAGATTGTCATACAAGAATTGGGTACTCCTTTAACCAATGAGTATTACATTAATACCACCAATGGCTGTGCTTATGGCACGGAGAAAACCTTTAAACAAGTAGGTCCCCTCTCCTATAAACCAAAGAGCGAGATCGAAAACCTGTATCTATGTGGAGCCAGCATTCTGTCTCATGGTGTTGCCGGAGCCACATTCTCTGGGGTACAAACAGCAGCAGAGATATTAGGCTGCAAGCAGAAAGACTTAATACAACCCATTGAAGGTCAGCGACTCAATGTGTATGATGCCGAAGATGATAAGGACTACCCTGAAGAAATATTGGCAAAAATGAAAGTAAGGAAGTCTAGAGCGAAGGTGGAGTCTAACTAAATGTTAGACTTTAATTTTAAATTATAACCAAGCCATTGCTTTACCTCATCTGACCTTTCCGGGTGATCCATTAAGTATTTGCGACAAACCTGCTCACGCCCTTTTACCTTATTATTTAAAGTTCTGTCAATAATATACCTATAAGTGCTATCGGCAAACTCTGACTTGCCTATATTGTGCCTCCAAGTAGAAAGAATCCTATTTTCTTCATCGTGTAATGAATATAGATCATCAAAGGATTTTTCCACTAATCTAATTCCATTATTCACTTCACTAACTGTTCCTTGATCCCTAAATAGTTGAGAAACAACTTTTCTAGGTCCGTTTGTGAAATTTCCATCTAGTGACTTAATGGATCGGATAAGTATTCCTCCGTAGCCTTCACGATTATCACTTTCCCACAAAGTAATATCTAATCCACTATTGTGAAATCGCCATTGCCAAGCATCCAAATTATGCTCGTGAGTGCTGCTGTCCCTATGCTGTTCACAATTAAAATAAAATTCGATTTCCACCAATCTGTATTCCACTTTGTTACTTATCAAAACAACATGATTAAAAAGGTATTCCGCTAGCCTATCAAATTGTGGTTTCAAATCATTTTTATTTATTATTATTCCTTTCTCCATCATTATATTCGTTTTTAATCCATTTACCTAAAGCGAACAAGATCTTATCAATAGTATCAAGATCAGAAATTTCATGCTTCTCAATCCAACCTTGATAAGCATTTACATCATCCCAAGTGATTACCCTTTTATTTAGATCCACCTCATCAGTCCTACGAGCCAATCTAAAAGCCCTGATGACATGCTGATCAATAATGGGTTCATTTCTATCGCAGAGATGCCTACCAAATTGCTGAAAAACAACAGCTCTATTATTCTCAGGTGGTTTACCCTGTATCCCCTTAACAAGATGCCTTTCTTTACCTAGATCACCTTGTTTCCATAAGATAGATAATAACAGCTTTTCTAGAATAGAGAATTCATCAGCCTTTTCAAAGTTGACTACCTCATCTTTTAAAATATCGAGGTCTTCTAGCTTTTTTAGCTCATTCCTGGTAATTTGAAATAAAAGTTGAGGGTATTTACTTTCATTAAAATGATACTTGATAGGAACATCCTTTAATATTTCCTCAGGAATAATTTTTCCATTCGATTCTTCAATGATATTGAAAATCTCTTCTACCTTTTTCACTATAGACATATTTCGTTTTTAAATATAACAGAAACAATATAGTCTATCTTAATTATATAACATAACCATTTGAATTAAATCAGTTCAAATCGATTTAGCCAAAAATTCAGCTAAAATAAATTTCATTAATGACAATAATTTGATATTATTGACTAGATTTGAATTCAGAAAACGATTGCAATTTTACTAATCAACCCAACCCCTGTAAAATGAATTGAGAATTTAAATATTTTAGTTATGGCTTTATCTTTTGTAATTGATGAGAACAGAAAAGAGTTTGAGGAGTTAACACAGGTGGTTGAAAGATTGGAGCTGAAACACAAAATGAAATATTTCTCAAAGGTGCGTGATGCGATTAATTATATCAATGATTCCGGAGTAACTCCAGATTTCATTTTTATCAATCATGAAATGTCGTTTTTGAAAGCTTATACCTGGTTTAGAGCGATAGATGGGATGCCTAAGCTTTCTGAAACTTTGAATGTACTTTACAGTGAAACAGTGCCTGCTAACATACATATATTTCCGTCTATGAAGGTGGATCATTTTTACACGAAGCCTTCTAAGCAGAAACATTATGATGATATTTTGACAAGAATACTGTTTAAACCGGAGACACCCTTTTACGTGCTTCCGTACCAGTTTAATTAGATAACACAGACAGGTTTTTCCCTCACATTATGTGAGAAATCCTAAATGCTACTACTGGATTTTAGAACCTGACAAAAAGCTCTCGGCCTCACAGGGAGCTTTTGTTTTATATTGTCTATTAGGTTTTAGCCATAGACCCAAGAAAAAAGATTTTAATTCCAGAAATCACTCAATACTCCAAATCTTTTAGCATCACACTAATATCATCCTCAGAAGAATAATGGCCGTTGATCATTACTCCACCTATGGCACCCATGTTTTCTACACTTTCTAGTGGGTTCTTATTGAGAAGTACCAGGTTGGCCTTCTTCCCTTTTTCCACTGTGCCTATCTCCTGCTCCATTTGCAAATATTCAGCGGCGTTGATGGTGGCCATGCGTAAAATATTTAGTGGTGATATACCAGCATCGGCCAATTCTTTAAACTCCTGATGCAAAGAGAAGCCCGGCACTATCCAGCCTGCAGTTACAGCGTCTGAACCTGTGAGCATTTTCACGCCTTGCTCGTCATAGAGTTTTACTAGCGCTAACTCCTTTTGATAGACTTGTATCAAAAATTCCTTTTCCTCATCAGTGAGTGACTCTTCGTAATCATTAGTCACCTCCTGCCAGGCCTCAAGCTCTTCAGGCTCTATATATTTTAGATTAGGATTATTCTTATGCTCATCCAGAAAGGCTAACATACTGGTTTTGAGTCTAATGAAAGTGGGCACCTGCCATGTTCCATTTTTCACATATACCTGAGCCGCCTGAACCGAAAGTGTCTCATCATAGGTGCTAATAATCTTTTGCATGCGCTCATACTCTTCTTCACTGAAGCCCTTCATAGGGTTGATCAGCTTTTTCTCAATTATACCATGGGCCAATCCTGCGGCAAATCCAGGCACATATTTCAAAAAGCCTGGTACTGTGGGGGCTTCACTAAGTAACTGATCTTTTTCAGGAGAAGCTACCACGAGACCTCCTAAGCCCATGCCCAAGTGCTCTATGGTAATAAAGCCAGAATCAGATGCCATGGTCATATCCACTGGTGCAGGCACATGTCCTAGTACTCTAATATTGCTTTTACGGCCTTGGGCTAACGCTGCGAAAAACACATCAGGCTCCACAAAGGCAATTTTGATAAAATCAGCTCCTTGCTCCTTTTCTGTCTTTACAAGTTCA
This genomic interval carries:
- a CDS encoding lysine N(6)-hydroxylase/L-ornithine N(5)-oxygenase family protein, with amino-acid sequence MSNDKIYDFVGVGVGPFNLGLACLTNSLDGLDGIFFDKSEGFNWHPGMMLQDTTLQIPFMADLVTLADPISPFSFLNYLKMQGRIYSFYIRENFLVLRNEYNQYCKWVVEQLENVHFQTEVTNITYDEEQGFYVIETAKRSTGKIAAIKARKLVLGTGTSPHVPHCCSVIKDRAVHSSQYLNYKSQLQAKKSITVLGSGQSAAEIFYDLLQDADNHGYELHWITRSPRFFPLEYSKLTLEMTSPEYVDYFYNLNAEKRDHLVNHQKHLYKGINSSLISDIFDLLYTKKLVADIQVGLRTNSELVKAEYDIATGKFQLNLFQQEQERPFTHETEGLVLATGYKYSQPDFIKGVEGRIKWDDKGRYDVNRNYSIDHQGKEIFVQNAELHTHGFVTPDLGMACYRNSYIIKEMTGTEHYPLEKSIAFQQFGAPQEKAIQKLELV
- a CDS encoding pyridoxal phosphate-dependent decarboxylase family protein, whose translation is MLQNSYAHQLLDGLTKDQLYKYIFSELPENKAYYQKSMNQTVNAVMEHLESRDNPFSGASVQMLKSRFSKVFIDDTSYGSSLHEVLDELKELYLNDAVSFHHRKYVAHLNCPILTPALAAEVIISSLNTSMDTWDQSAGGTLIELQLIDWTLNKIGYPVNSDGIFTSGGTQSNMMGLLLARDHFIHKHYNIDPKLDGLPHDASKFRIFCSEVSHFSLKKNAALLGMGQKSIVAVPVNENFQMDVNALTESIEYERSKGNVPIAVVGTAGTTDFSSIDPLTAIAEVAETYKLWFHVDAAYGGGLMLSDKHSHKLDGIELSDSVTIDYHKTFFQPVSSSGFFMRDKTHVDYIKYHADYLNPKEQEEEGLPNMVKKSIQTTRRFDALKLWMTLRMMGRRKLGQYIDDIILLAQQTALMLRERGKFEVLNQPEISAIVFRYNPLPATKTDLCGVNAHIRKAMFNEGKALIASTKVHDQVYLKFTLLNPLTELSDMEEIAGIIEEHGDHYYRNN
- a CDS encoding phytoene desaturase family protein, with the translated sequence MACNILGSSSMQFDNIIIGSGAGALSAAICLSREGQSVLVLEQHDVPGGWCHSFYLEGHQFSPGVHYIGMLNEGGSTRELYEGLGVANDLTFFRMRKEAYEHCHIGDEKIDLPSNFHDLYQVLSERFPHEKKGLKKYLELIENVGKQLALIPEMNGFWDHITIPYRTRHLGKYGLFSLKRVINWFIKDPLLQTVLNVQSGNHGLPPARASFPVHCAVMDHYAKGGFYPKGGGAAIVKSMTKLIKKNGGEIRTSTSVKQILVEDTGKKNNKKAIGVELDNGEQIFAKRIISNADPEVTYRKLVGENHLSNGLIKKLNGTKYSSACLMLFLVVDMDLRKAGIDSGNIWKAAKINLDEAYDDLLDMDVAKGEKMPSLFISCPTIKDPTSFNGRYHTIEAVTFTNHKAFNEFRTPEKRKSQAYQDLKEAIANKMINAIEEVVPGIREKIVIQELGTPLTNEYYINTTNGCAYGTEKTFKQVGPLSYKPKSEIENLYLCGASILSHGVAGATFSGVQTAAEILGCKQKDLIQPIEGQRLNVYDAEDDKDYPEEILAKMKVRKSRAKVESN
- a CDS encoding amidohydrolase family protein; translated protein: MKKGIIFSLVLLIFAACGSEHTLVEIEREVDVAAPILLKNVKVVDPKSGAISDVTNVLIKDGVIADISESLPAGDGIQTIDATGKYVVPGFIDMHLHVFNKPDPTHNFKLLLANGITGFREMAGSEELLKKRANGTLPAFEDEPTVLAMPGELLMPNNGTNVEEASELVKTEKEQGADFIKIAFVEPDVFFAALAQGRKSNIRVLGHVPAPVDMTMASDSGFITIEHLGMGLGGLVVASPEKDQLLSEAPTVPGFLKYVPGFAAGLAHGIIEKKLINPMKGFSEEEYERMQKIISTYDETLSVQAAQVYVKNGTWQVPTFIRLKTSMLAFLDEHKNNPNLKYIEPEELEAWQEVTNDYEESLTDEEKEFLIQVYQKELALVKLYDEQGVKMLTGSDAVTAGWIVPGFSLHQEFKELADAGISPLNILRMATINAAEYLQMEQEIGTVEKGKKANLVLLNKNPLESVENMGAIGGVMINGHYSSEDDISVMLKDLEY